The following are encoded in a window of bacterium genomic DNA:
- a CDS encoding beta-eliminating lyase-related protein, translating to MKYELLDFRSDVKTLPTDEMFDAIRKAEMGDSKTGEDPTVKKLEDMVAEMFGKEDALLLISGTMANLTAMMAHIPPGSSYVVDTEAHVYYYENSHSAVAGTKPITFRSCKGLIEPEEVDTVIEDSGKKPGLLWLENTHNRGGGRVIPLEMNQKFFQLAKNRNMKIHIDGARIFNASVASNTPVSEFGAYTDSIMFCLSKSLCCPLGSVLCGDADFIQKARVFMGRFGGGMRQAGVIAAPGIVALTSMIERLKEDHILARKLAEKIKAIPGLSVDMETVETNMVAVDFDKSLHSLEDWKNTFAGYGVLVSSYSPSKIRMVIHRHHNLEIIEEAARRMKVASEKYY from the coding sequence ATGAAATATGAACTTCTTGACTTCCGAAGTGATGTTAAAACCCTTCCAACCGATGAAATGTTTGATGCTATCAGAAAGGCAGAGATGGGAGATTCTAAGACTGGAGAAGATCCTACCGTAAAAAAACTTGAAGATATGGTAGCAGAAATGTTTGGCAAAGAAGATGCCCTTCTGCTTATAAGCGGAACTATGGCAAACCTTACTGCGATGATGGCACATATCCCTCCAGGTAGTTCTTACGTTGTTGATACCGAAGCACACGTATATTATTATGAAAACTCTCATTCTGCTGTTGCTGGTACCAAACCTATTACTTTCAGAAGTTGTAAAGGACTAATAGAACCTGAGGAAGTTGATACTGTTATTGAAGATTCTGGGAAGAAACCTGGTCTTTTGTGGTTAGAAAACACTCATAACCGTGGAGGTGGACGAGTAATTCCTTTAGAGATGAACCAAAAATTTTTTCAACTGGCTAAAAACCGAAATATGAAAATACATATTGATGGCGCACGTATATTCAATGCTTCTGTTGCTTCTAATACACCTGTTTCTGAATTTGGTGCATATACTGATTCAATAATGTTTTGCCTTTCAAAAAGTTTGTGTTGCCCGCTTGGTTCGGTTCTTTGCGGAGACGCTGATTTTATACAAAAGGCACGTGTGTTTATGGGAAGGTTTGGAGGGGGGATGCGTCAAGCTGGGGTTATAGCTGCACCCGGTATAGTTGCCCTAACAAGTATGATAGAAAGGTTGAAAGAAGACCATATTTTAGCGCGCAAACTGGCAGAAAAAATTAAAGCAATACCCGGTTTGTCGGTAGATATGGAAACTGTTGAAACAAATATGGTAGCAGTTGATTTTGATAAATCGTTACATAGTCTTGAAGATTGGAAGAATACATTCGCAGGATATGGAGTTCTTGTTAGTTCTTATTCTCCTTCGAAAATACGTATGGTAATACACCGTCACCACAACTTAGAAATAATAGAAGAGGCGGCACGTAGAATGAAAGTTGCTTCTGAAAAATACTACTAA
- a CDS encoding glycosyl hydrolase family 28 protein: MESNKKIISESGVWNVRKCGAVGDGKTSNTEIIQEAINTCHLKGGGRVLIPPGVYLSGSLMLKSDVDLHLTRGATLLGSPNIQDYHPNLISEYVERIPAGFPKNIVAAHLLSAKNSERISITGQGTIDGNSSVFFGERRTDTRLKRFSIIDSRPWHTIAFYDCKDILVEGVHILNATTYSISPYNCKRVRIEGLTIRNHPSTPNGDGIDIDCCKDVIIYGCCIDTADDCIAIKSGSISNPPNFSRNGMPCENIIASNCNLKSMTTGVRLGVEGDNPIINVNLNNLSIESYRGIGLDSCVIKRVDIVEGTLIENVNISQVTINNSTTPVYAVCGSNTSPKASIGRVSIHQLQATGNGASIFYGKATKPIDYLSIRDVHLRIKGHFDRTPYPEGDIPDNLDYAKGGAKERVPYALYGRYLKNLRLDGITVDMKDATGPWAGNCRFDDTEKI, from the coding sequence ATGGAAAGTAATAAGAAAATAATTTCAGAGTCAGGGGTATGGAACGTTCGTAAATGCGGGGCCGTAGGAGACGGTAAAACCTCAAATACTGAGATTATACAAGAAGCAATCAACACCTGTCATTTGAAGGGAGGAGGAAGAGTTCTTATCCCTCCAGGGGTTTACCTTTCTGGTTCCCTTATGCTTAAAAGTGATGTAGACCTTCATCTAACACGTGGAGCAACTCTCCTAGGAAGTCCAAATATACAAGATTACCATCCTAATCTTATTTCTGAATACGTTGAAAGAATTCCTGCTGGATTCCCTAAAAATATTGTTGCGGCACATCTGTTATCAGCAAAAAATTCTGAAAGGATTTCAATTACTGGACAAGGAACAATAGACGGTAACAGTTCTGTATTCTTTGGGGAACGACGGACAGACACAAGATTAAAAAGGTTTAGTATTATAGATAGCAGACCATGGCATACAATAGCTTTTTATGATTGCAAAGACATACTTGTGGAGGGAGTACATATTCTTAACGCAACAACGTATTCTATATCCCCTTATAACTGCAAGAGAGTAAGGATTGAGGGTCTTACCATTAGGAATCATCCGTCAACTCCCAACGGGGATGGTATAGATATAGATTGCTGTAAGGACGTTATTATATATGGATGTTGTATAGATACCGCAGACGACTGTATTGCCATAAAAAGTGGGAGTATTTCAAACCCTCCAAATTTTTCACGTAATGGTATGCCATGCGAAAATATAATAGCAAGCAACTGTAACCTAAAAAGCATGACGACTGGGGTCCGGCTTGGAGTTGAAGGTGATAATCCAATAATAAACGTAAACCTAAATAACCTTTCAATAGAAAGTTACCGGGGGATAGGCCTTGATTCATGCGTTATAAAAAGAGTTGATATCGTAGAAGGAACCCTTATAGAAAATGTCAATATATCCCAAGTTACTATAAACAATTCAACAACTCCTGTTTATGCGGTATGCGGCAGCAACACTTCTCCCAAAGCTAGCATAGGTAGGGTTTCAATTCACCAGTTACAGGCAACTGGCAACGGTGCATCCATATTTTACGGTAAAGCAACCAAACCAATTGACTATCTTTCCATAAGAGATGTTCACCTTAGGATAAAAGGACATTTTGACCGAACACCTTACCCAGAAGGGGATATTCCCGACAACCTTGACTATGCAAAGGGCGGTGCAAAAGAAAGGGTACCTTATGCACTTTACGGACGTTACCTAAAGAACCTTAGACTGGACGGAATAACGGTTGATATGAAAGATGCTACAGGTCCTTGGGCAGGAAACTGCAGGTTTGATGACACTGAAAAGATTTGA